In one Methylobacterium sp. SyP6R genomic region, the following are encoded:
- the mnmG gene encoding tRNA uridine-5-carboxymethylaminomethyl(34) synthesis enzyme MnmG, with protein sequence MLSHDSPPYDVIVVGGGHAGAEAAAAAARYGARTALVTHRRDTLGAMSCNPAIGGLGKGHLVREVDALDGLMGRVADRAGIQFRLLNRRKGPAVRGPRTQADRKLYARAMQTLLSETPNLTIVEGEVADLTVIEGRVVGATLADGRALPCRAAVLTTGTFLRGLIHIGEVTTPAGRIGEKPALGLSATLDRHGFALGRLKTGTPPRLDGRTIDWHGIDKQAADDEPVPFSTLTERITTPQIECGVTRTGQAAHDLIRANLHRSAMYSGGITSRGPRYCPSIEDKVVRFGDRDGHQIFLEPEGLDDPTVYPNGISTSLPEEVQAGIVRLLPGCERTVILRPGYAIEYDYVDPRELDPTLQTRRIAGLFLAGQINGTTGYEEAAGQGLVAGLNAARLAGAADLAVFDRAESYIGVMIDDLVTHGVSEPYRMFTSRSEYRLSLRVDNADERLTGRGLALGCISSARAARDAARREALQDARRTLESLSLTPTEAQRYGIALNRDGIRRSAFQLLSYPEITWDRLLAVWPQLRDIPPALADRVCTDATYAVYLDRQRADIAAFRRDEAVVLPAMLDYGSIAGLSNELRLKLGTVRPLTLGQAARIEGVTPAALTLLAAHARRGATAEVPAE encoded by the coding sequence ATGCTCTCCCACGATTCTCCCCCCTACGACGTGATCGTCGTCGGCGGCGGCCATGCGGGCGCCGAAGCGGCCGCCGCCGCCGCGCGTTACGGTGCCCGCACCGCCCTGGTCACCCATCGCCGCGATACGCTCGGGGCGATGTCCTGCAACCCGGCCATCGGCGGCCTCGGCAAGGGCCACCTCGTGCGCGAGGTCGATGCCCTCGACGGGCTGATGGGCCGGGTGGCGGATCGGGCAGGGATTCAATTCCGACTGCTCAATCGCCGCAAGGGACCGGCGGTGCGGGGACCACGCACCCAGGCCGATCGAAAGCTTTACGCCCGGGCGATGCAGACGCTTCTGAGCGAGACGCCGAACCTCACCATCGTCGAGGGCGAGGTCGCGGATCTCACCGTCATCGAAGGTCGGGTCGTCGGCGCAACGCTCGCCGATGGACGCGCCCTCCCCTGCCGCGCCGCGGTCCTCACCACCGGGACCTTCCTGCGCGGGCTGATCCATATCGGCGAGGTCACGACGCCGGCCGGACGGATCGGCGAGAAGCCGGCGCTCGGCCTCTCCGCGACCCTCGATCGCCACGGCTTCGCCCTCGGTCGCCTGAAGACCGGTACGCCGCCGCGCCTCGACGGCCGCACCATCGATTGGCACGGGATCGACAAGCAGGCGGCCGACGACGAGCCTGTGCCGTTCTCGACTCTGACCGAGCGGATCACCACGCCGCAGATCGAGTGTGGGGTGACCCGGACGGGCCAGGCGGCGCACGACCTGATCCGGGCCAATCTGCATCGCTCGGCGATGTATTCCGGCGGCATCACCAGCCGCGGGCCGCGCTATTGCCCGTCCATCGAGGACAAAGTGGTTCGCTTCGGCGACCGCGACGGCCACCAGATCTTCCTTGAACCGGAAGGCCTCGACGATCCGACCGTCTATCCGAACGGCATCTCCACCTCCCTTCCCGAGGAGGTGCAAGCCGGCATCGTCCGCCTGCTCCCGGGCTGCGAGCGGACGGTGATCCTGCGCCCGGGCTACGCGATCGAGTACGATTACGTCGATCCGCGCGAGCTCGACCCGACGCTTCAGACCCGCCGCATCGCCGGCCTGTTCCTGGCCGGCCAGATCAACGGCACCACCGGCTACGAGGAGGCGGCCGGCCAAGGGCTGGTGGCCGGACTCAACGCCGCCCGTTTGGCAGGCGCCGCCGATCTCGCGGTGTTCGACCGGGCCGAGTCCTATATCGGCGTGATGATCGACGATCTCGTGACCCACGGGGTCAGCGAACCGTACCGCATGTTCACCTCACGCTCGGAATATCGACTCAGTCTGCGGGTCGACAATGCCGATGAGCGCCTGACCGGTCGCGGTCTCGCCCTCGGCTGTATCTCGTCGGCTCGGGCTGCCCGTGATGCGGCGCGCCGCGAGGCGCTTCAGGACGCTCGCCGGACGCTGGAGAGCTTGAGCCTCACGCCCACGGAGGCGCAGCGCTACGGCATTGCCCTCAACCGTGACGGCATTCGCCGCTCGGCCTTCCAGTTGCTCTCCTATCCGGAGATCACCTGGGACCGGCTCCTGGCAGTCTGGCCGCAGCTCCGAGACATCCCCCCTGCCCTGGCCGACCGTGTCTGCACGGATGCGACTTACGCGGTCTATCTCGACCGGCAGAGGGCCGACATCGCGGCCTTCCGGCGCGATGAGGCGGTGGTGCTCCCCGCGATGCTCGATTACGGCAGCATCGCCGGGCTCTCGAACGAGTTGCGGCTGAAGCTCGGGACAGTGCGTCCCCTCACCCTCGGCCAAGCTGCCCGCATAGAGGGCGTCACTCCTGCCGCCCTCACCCTGCTCGCTGCCCATGCCCGTCGCGGCGCTACCGCCGAGGTTCCGGCCGAATGA